In Bradyrhizobium sp. 200, the sequence AGGGCCTGGTGGCCTCGCCGCCCACGCACGTGGCGGTGCTGCTCGACAAGGATCAGCGTCCGATGATGACGGCGGATCTCGACGTTGCCGACGGACGGCTGGTGCTGCGGCTCAACCTCACGCCACCCCGTGATTTCAACAGCAATGTGCTTGAGGTCTGGCTGGTGTCCCCGGACGGCACGCGCCGCTCGCTTGGCCTTTTCCCGAGCGAGCGTCCCGGTACAACGACGGCTCTCGTGCTGCCGCACGCCACTGCCGAAGCGTTGGCCCAAGCGGCGCTCGCCGTCAGCCTGGAGCCAAGGGGCGGCTCGACGACAGGGCAGCCGTCGGGTCCTGTCCTGTTCACCGGCTCGCTCATGCCTGTCGCTCTCTGACAAGGCAGTCCCACCGAAGCGCGCTTTAGGGTCGGCGTCGCCGCGATCGATGCTGCGCGTTCGTGCTTTCGGGCCCAACCGTGTTATCCACGGTGCTCGACAGGAAGCAGCGACTCACATTTGATGGCCAAATCCACCCTCTCCTTTGTCTGCCAGAACTGCGGCGCGGCGTATAATCGCTGGCAGGGCAAGTGTGAGTCCTGCGGCGAGTGGAACACGCTGACCGAGGAGGACACGACCGGTAGCGTGCCGGTGTCGATCCGTTCGAAGCGCCGGGGCCGGACGTTTGCGCTGGAATCGCTGACCGGCAAGAGCAACGACGCCCCGCGCCTGTCCTCCGGCATGACCGAGCTCGATCGCGTCACTGGCGGCGGCTTTGTGCGCGGCTCGGTGCTTCTGGTCGGCGGCGATCCCGGCATCGGCAAATCGACGCTGCTCACGCAGGCCACCAGCATGCTGGCTCGATCAGGGCATCGCGCGGTCTATATTTCCGGTGAAGAAGCCGTGGCGCAGGTGCGGCTGCGCGCCGAGCGGCTGGGCCTGGCAGACGCACCGGTGCAGCTCGCTGCCGAAACGTCTGTCGAGGACATCGTCTCGACCTTATCTGAAGGTGCGGTGCCGCGCCTGATCGTGATCGATTCGATCCAGACCATGTGGACGGACACGGTGGAATCTGCGCCGGGAACGGTGACGCAGGTCCGCGCCTCCGCGCAGGCGCTCATTCGGTTCGCCAAGAAATCCGGTGCCGCAATCATTCTGGTCGGGCACGTCACCAAAGACGGCCAGATCGCGGGCCCCCGCGTGGTCGAGCACATGGTCGATGCCGTGCTGTCGTTCGAGGGCGAAGGCTCGCAGCAGTTCCGCATCCTGCGCGCGGTCAAGAATCGATTCGGCCCGACCGATGAAATCGGCGTGTTCGAGATGACGGGCCTCGGCCTTCGCGAGGTCTCCAACCCCTCCGAATTGTTCCTTTCTGAACGCGACCTCGGCAGTCCGGGCACTGCGGTCTTTGCCGGGATCGAAGGCACCCGCCCGGTGCTGGTGGAATTGCAGGCATTGGTGGCGCCGACCACGCTCGGCACCCCTAGGCGGGCCGTGGTGGGCTGGGACCCGAGCCGGCTGTCGATGGTGCTGGCGGTGCTGGAAGCCCATTGCGGGGTCAAACTGTCCGGCTACGACGTCTATCTGAACGTAGCGGGTGGCCTGCGGATTCAGGAGCCCGCAGCCGACCTTGCGGCGGCAGCCGCCCTGGTGTCGTCCTTGGTAAACGCACCGTTACCGACGGATGCGGTCTATTTCGGCGAGATTTCGCTCTCGGGCGCGGTCCGGCCGGTGGCGCAGACCTCCGCCCGGTTGAAAGAGGCTGCGAAACTGGGATTTGGCCGCGCCGTGCTGCCCGAATCGGCCCGCGGCGAGGTCGGCTCCGACGGCGGCCTGGCGCTGAACAGCGTCGGCGGCTTGACCAGCCTGGTCGCCGAAATCGCCGCGCGTGGCAGCCCAAGAAACACCGGGGCCGGCAACCGGGAAGCCGGTCGCGAGGGGGTGACGGAGAAAAATGCCACACCGTCGCGATTCCGTCGTGAAAACAGCTAAAGCGGCGTGACGCGCCCCGCCCTCGCCGCTATACAACGCGCGCGAAAGGCGGGCGGGATGGAGCGATATCCGGCCTTGCGGGATACGCCTTCTGCCCCTCACTTGGGGTGACCCTGACCCGTCGATTCGCTGCTTGAGAACTTACGAGCGGACCTGACCAGCCGATGCCGATAACGATACTCGATCTCGTCCTGCTCGGAGTAATGCTGATTTCGGGGCTGCTCGCGATGGTGCGCGGCTTCATGCGCGAAATCCTGTCGATCGCGGCGTGGGGCGCGGCGGCGCTGGTGACGCTGTATGCTTTCTCAAAGCTGCTGCCGACCGCCAAGGCCTATTTCAATAACGACACGGTGGCTTCCATCGTGGTGGTGGCCGGCACCTTCATCGGCACCCTGATCGTGGTGTCCGTTATCACGGTGCGGATTTCGGACATGATCCTGGATTCCCGGATCGGCGCGCTGGACCGCACACTTGGCTTCCTGTTTGGGCTCGGCCGCGGCCTTTTGATCGTGGTGGTCGCGTTCCTGTTCTTTAGCTGGCTGGTCCCGGACAAGCAGCGGCCGGACTGGATCACGGGTGCGAAATCCCGGGTGGTCCTGCAAGGAACCGGGGATTGGTTAATGTCGCTCTTGCCGGAC encodes:
- the radA gene encoding DNA repair protein RadA → MAKSTLSFVCQNCGAAYNRWQGKCESCGEWNTLTEEDTTGSVPVSIRSKRRGRTFALESLTGKSNDAPRLSSGMTELDRVTGGGFVRGSVLLVGGDPGIGKSTLLTQATSMLARSGHRAVYISGEEAVAQVRLRAERLGLADAPVQLAAETSVEDIVSTLSEGAVPRLIVIDSIQTMWTDTVESAPGTVTQVRASAQALIRFAKKSGAAIILVGHVTKDGQIAGPRVVEHMVDAVLSFEGEGSQQFRILRAVKNRFGPTDEIGVFEMTGLGLREVSNPSELFLSERDLGSPGTAVFAGIEGTRPVLVELQALVAPTTLGTPRRAVVGWDPSRLSMVLAVLEAHCGVKLSGYDVYLNVAGGLRIQEPAADLAAAAALVSSLVNAPLPTDAVYFGEISLSGAVRPVAQTSARLKEAAKLGFGRAVLPESARGEVGSDGGLALNSVGGLTSLVAEIAARGSPRNTGAGNREAGREGVTEKNATPSRFRRENS
- a CDS encoding CvpA family protein, with product MPITILDLVLLGVMLISGLLAMVRGFMREILSIAAWGAAALVTLYAFSKLLPTAKAYFNNDTVASIVVVAGTFIGTLIVVSVITVRISDMILDSRIGALDRTLGFLFGLGRGLLIVVVAFLFFSWLVPDKQRPDWITGAKSRVVLQGTGDWLMSLLPDDPENTILKRFKKNKPEDDQTDADQAAPASGDGYSKPARDSLKKLIEKPAGR